CGTCAACCTGGCCGGTGTTGAAGAAGTGATGCGGCTCCAGCATGAACTGGACGACCTGCAAGACGATTTTGAAAGCGAAATTCGCCGTATTGAACTGGCCATTGAGGAGAAAGTCAGCAGCCAGCCTCTGGCTCTGCCTTCCAGTGGAGGTCCCATCGATCCCAGGGACCGCCCTGTATATGTCATCTCCATTGCAGCAGAATTGGTGGACATGCACCCGCAGACCCTCAGGCTGTACGAGCGCAAAGGGCTGATCCGTCCGGGCCGTTCCAGCGGGAAAACCCGCCTTTACAGTGAGCGGGACATTGACCACCTGAGGGAAATCCGCCGCTTCACCCAGGAACTGGGGGTCAACCTGGCCGGGGTGGAGGAAATCATGCGCCTCAGGCACCGCCTGGAGGACATGCAGGCCGCCTTTGAGAAGGACATCAACCGCATTCATCAGGACCTCACCGAACGCATGACCCATTTCCGCACCTTGCCCCCTCCACAGGAGACCGAAGAGGAATGAGCTTATACGTCATGAGCGACATTCACGGTCGCTACGCCAATTTTGTTCAGCTGCTCAAGCAGGCCTGGATCATTGACGACGACCTGGACTGGATGGGCGGCGAAGACGACCTGCTGATCCTGCTGGGAGATTACATGGACCGGGGGGAACACGGCATTGAGGTGCTGGACCTGGTGATGCGCCTGAAAAAACAGGCCCCCAGCAACGTGTTTGCATTGCTGGGAAACCACGATCTGCATTTGCTGGCCACCCACTTTCATCCCAGTTACGACAGTCCCACCGCCTGCTCTCCACGCATCGACCATTTTCTGCGCAACGGTGGGCAACGGCGGGATCTGGAACGCCTGACCCCGGAACATGTGACTTTCTTGCAAAACATGCCCGTGATGTTCAAGTTCGGTCCTTTCCTGTTCATGCACGCAGACAACATGATGTACCTGAATTACGGGCGCAATGTGGATGCAGTGAATGCAGCTTTCAAAGGCCTGCTGAGCATTCCCATTCCCGAAAAATGGGATGACCTGATTGCCCAGTTCAGTGAACGCAAAGCCTTTTTGCACCAGCCCCACAATGCCAGACAGGTGCTCAGCACTTTTGGAGGCAGCCGCATCATTCACGGCCACACCCCCATTTACCACATGACCGGAGAAAAAGCCGATTACTACCTGCGGGTGCTCAAAGATGCCCTGCTGTACTGCGAGGGCATGTGCATCAATGTGGATGGAGGTCTCGCAGACTCCAGGCCTCCGGGCATTCTGCTGAAACTCTGAGGACAGGTCCCTGACTGATGGCAATCTTCGTCCTCTCTGACATCCATGGCCGCCTGAAAGAAATGCTTGCATTGCTGCATTCCCACGGCCTGATTGACCGGGAGGTCAATTACACTGGCAGAAACCACACCCTGGTTTTTCTGGGGGATTACACCGACCGGGGCGAACACGGCAAAGAAGTGCTGGATGTGGTGATGCGCCTGAGCCACCAGGCTCCTGATCAGGTGCATGCCCTGCTGGGCAACCATGATTTGATGCTGCTGGCCGCCGCCCTGCACCCCAACCACCAGGGCAAGGACGCCCGTTACACCCTCAAAGACTTCTGGCTGAACAATGGAGGCCAGAAACGGGACCTCAGGCACCTGCAACCCCACCACATCGAATGGCTGCAAAGCCGTCCTGCATTGCTGAAGCTCGGGGAATACCTGTTCATGCACGCAGACAGCCTGATGTACCTGCGTTATGGGCGCAATCTCCGTGATGTCAACTGGTTTTTCAGGCAGGTGATGTGCTTTGGAGACGCTGCCCTGTGGGCCATCCTGATTGAAGAGTTCACCGAAAGGCGGGCCTTCTTTCAGGACACCACCCTGATTCAGCCGGTTCTGGAAGCCTTCGGAGGAAGCTGCATGGTGCATGGTCACACCCCGATTCATTACATGCTGGGCATTGAACGCGACGCAGTGCTGACCCTCACCGAGCCTTACATGTACGCCAATGGCAAATGCATCAATGTGGATGGGGGATTGTCGGATTCACGTGCACGGGGCGTGATTCTGGAATTGCCCTGACGGATCTGAACAAGCATCAGGCTGATTTGCTGGACCCTGGCCATCAGCAAAAAACCTCCTGAAAGCCTGCATGCTCTCAAGACCAAAAATCCCACCCAGCAGGGTTCCTTCCTGGGGCACCACCCATTCTGTCCCAAACATCTTGACCTGTTCTCTAGACAGGTTATAATCCCGTCATGCAATTTGACCAGGATCTGGCTTTACAGGAGCTCTTCACGTTTCTTCGCATGCCCTCGGTGTCTGCAGACAGTGCCTACGGGGCCGGGATGCAGCAAGCTGTGGAATTTCTGCAAAGCAAACTGACCGAACTGGGGTTCAAAGCCCAGATCAATCCCACCGCAGGGCACCCGGTGGTGTATGCCGAACGCCTCACCGCTGCAGGGAAGCCCACCGTGATGATCTACGGTCACTACGATGTGCAGCCCGAAGCCCCTCTGGAAGAGTGGAAAACCCCTCCTTTTGAACCCACCATCAAAAATGGCCGCATCTACGCCAGAGGCTCCACAGACGACAAAGGGCAACTGTACGCCCATGTGAAAGGCATCGAAACCCTGCTGAAAGAACAGGGAGAACTGCCCGTCAACATCAAGATTCTTTTTGAAGGCGAAGAAGAAATTGGCAGCCCAAACCTGGCCAGTTACCTGGAAGAGCACAAAGCTGAACTTCAGGCCGATGTGATCCTGATTTCAGACGGCTCACGCTTCTCTGCAGACACCCCCTCCATCACTTATGGTTTGCGTGGCCTGAGTTACATCGAGGTGCACGTGCAGGGGGCTTCCCGTGACCTGCACAGCGGGGCTTATGGCGGTGCTGTACCCAACCCCATCAATGCCCTCTGCGAGATGATTGCCCAGCTGAAAGACGACCAGGGTCATGTGACCATTCCTGGCTTCTACGACGGCATCCAGGACCTGACCCAGCAAGAGAGGGACATGTGGGAAGGTCTGCCCTTCGATGAAAAGCAGTGGGGGGCGTCCATTGGCATTGACACCTTCCCTGGAGAAAAAGGCTTCAGCGTGCTGGAACGCATCTGGGCACGCCCAACCCTGGACGTGAACGGCATCTGGGGGGGCTATCAGGGCGAAGGTGCAAAAACCGTGATTGCGGCAAAAGCTGGGGCCAAGATCAGCATGCGTCTGGTGCCCGGTCAGGACCCCACCCGCATCACCGAGCTGGCCCTGAACCACATTCCCACCCTGGCCCCTGAAGGCGTGAAAGTGCATGCTTTTGAGCACCACGGTGGCGATCCTTTCGTGGTGGACCTGAACAGTCCTTACGTGAAAGCAGCCAACACCGCCCTGCAGAAGGTTTACAACCGGGATGCAGTGTTCATCCGCACCGGGGGCAGCATCCCCATTGCCGCCACTTTCACCCGCATTGTGGGGGCACCCATTTTGTTTGTGGACATGGGCCTGGACATTGATGCCCCCCACAGCCCCAATGAGAGTTTCGCGGTGCAGGATTATCTGAATGGCATCCTGACCAGTGCTTATGTGCTGGAAGAGATTGGGAAGCTGTAAAACCTTCAACAAAAGAACCCTTCCAGAGCAAATCTGGAAGGGTTCTTTTGCAGGGCTTTTGCGAATGACACATCATCCTCACCACTGCCCATTTCATCATGAGGCATGAACGTGTGGCGCAGAATTCAGGCCTTTTATTTCAGAACCAGACAGACCCTGCAGGTGTGGGCCCAGATCTACCGTCAGGTGGTGGGCATCTGGCGGATGTTTCGAAGTGCCCAGCAACCTGCTTCCCAGCCAAACCAGCGCCAGCCCCGCAGCCACACCCAGGCCACCATCAAAAATGGTCGCACCATTGATGTGGATGTGATTCCACCCCAGCGTTGAGCTGCAAAACCCCTGCAAACCTTCCTGATCCCTCCAGTGCTGGAGGGATTTTTTGCATTTGATGCACCTTCAGATTTACGCTTTTCTGCAGCTGAAAAGTAAGAACTTTGAAGGATTTCTTTCGGTATTGTGGTTTACAGATTGACCCGCGGACCCACACCTGTGATTTTCCAGAGGTGCGGTTCTGGCCGGGCTTTTTTCGGGTTTGATCTGCTTTTGCTGGCTGTAAGTGCGGCGTTTTCAGTTGCGTTTGCTCCCTGACCCTAAGGAATCCCAGAGGACCCCCATGAACACCTATACCGTCACCCTGGAACAGGCCACCGAAATCACCCTGATCATCCTTGGACACAACGTGCAAGACGCCATTCATCAGGCACGTGCCACCCTTAATGCGGCCCATCTGCATGAGAATCCCAGCACGCCCCTCTCCATGTCCACAGCCACCTACACCTTCACAGAGGTGCAAACCCCCAAGGTCAGACAGCTCAGCCCGGCCCAGCCTTTCTTGAAGTTCAATGCGGTTCCCACCTCTGCCCGAACCGAAGAAATGGTTTACCTGCCCGTCAATGAATTGCTGGCCGTGTGGGATGTTGTGCGCATTCTGCCTCCCACCACCCTGGGGGCCAATTTCACCGTGCAGGGCTGTGTGCTGACCACCCCTCTGGAAAGCAGCCTGCTGTGCAGCAACCACCCTGAAGTGCTGGTGGCCTCTCAGAAACTTCCTGACCCGGATCGCCTGCAATTCCATGCCAGTCGGGAGGATTTCTGGATTTCCTTCCTGACCCCCAAAGGCTGGCGGGACACCCCTCACATCAACTGGGCTTCCATTCAGCATCTGGAACATGACATCCTGCAGCTTGATCCGTCTCAGAGCAGTGAATTGCATGTGTTCGAGGTGAAACTCTTCTGCAACGCCACCCGCCGTCTGCTGGTGGCCGCCCACTCCGAACAAGAAGCCCTGGGACGTGCCCAGGGCCGTCCGGTGGCTTACCCTGCTCCGTTCACGCCCACCATGGACCCTGCGTATTCGGTGGCTCCAACCCCGGGTCTGCACACCTATCTGGGTCTTTATGTCAACGCGCCACAAAGCCTGGATGCCAAAGACCAGTTCCTGGCCATCATGCCTCTGGAAGAGGTGCTGTCCTGCTTTGAAACCATCAAGCCCCTTCCAGAACGCCTGCAGTCTCTGGAAGTGATGGTGCGAGCTGGCCTGGTGGATCTGGATGACCTGCAAGAACGCCCTTCCTGTCCAGAAGCGGCCCACCTGGCCATCCTGTGTTCAGAGGTCAGTTTGCTGTCTCCTCAGGAAAATGCCCGTTGCCTGATGACCCATGACCGCTTCCGGCTGTTCTTTTCCCGCAAGCAATCTTTGCAGCCCTCTCCCCGAAAACAGAATCAGGACACCGAGGCCAGCCAGACCCTGCTGACCTTCGATGTGCCCTGGAACGATGTGGAGACCGCCATGTCGGACATCCGCACTGTGAATTACCAGATGTACGTGGAAAACTGACCAGACCCATCAGAGAAAACAGAAAAAACAGAGAGACCTGCAATGCAGGTCTCTTTTGCAATGGATGGAGTTCAGTGCAGCACAGCTTTCAGGTGCTCCAGCGAAGTGTTGCCTCCAGAGAGGATCACGCCGATTTTCTTGCCCTGCAATTGCTCACGCAGCTGGCGTGCCCCTGCAAGTGCAGCTGCACCTGCCCCTTCTGCCAGGGTATGAGCATCGGTGAGACAATGGTGCATGGCTGTGCGGATTTCGTCGTCTGAGACCAGCACAAAGTCTGTCAGGCAGGCCTGCATGATGCTCTGGGTGAGGGCGTAACCTGCTCCGGTGGCCAGTCCTTCTGCAAAGGTTTCGTTGCTGGCGGTCAGGAGTTCCCGGTGTTTCCAGGAAAGATAAGCAGCAGGAGAAGCAGCGGCCTGCACAGCAATCACCTGACAGGTGGGTTTGAGGGTTTTCACGGCCAGACAGGTGCCTGCTGCGCTGCTGCCTCCTCCAACCGCCACCAGAATGACCTGCAGATCCGGGGCTTCTTCGAGCATTTCCAGAGCGATGGTGCCCACGCCTGCAATGATGCGGGGTTCATTGGCTGCCTGAATCATGTGGTATCCGTGCTGTTTTGCA
This window of the Deinococcus roseus genome carries:
- the hspR gene encoding heat shock protein transcriptional repressor HspR, fused homodimer type, with product MPNEGKDRPVYVISVAAELVDMHPQTLRLYERKGLIRPGRSSGKTRLYSERDIEYLKEIRRLTQELGVNLAGVEEVMRLQHELDDLQDDFESEIRRIELAIEEKVSSQPLALPSSGGPIDPRDRPVYVISIAAELVDMHPQTLRLYERKGLIRPGRSSGKTRLYSERDIDHLREIRRFTQELGVNLAGVEEIMRLRHRLEDMQAAFEKDINRIHQDLTERMTHFRTLPPPQETEEE
- a CDS encoding metallophosphoesterase; this encodes MSDIHGRYANFVQLLKQAWIIDDDLDWMGGEDDLLILLGDYMDRGEHGIEVLDLVMRLKKQAPSNVFALLGNHDLHLLATHFHPSYDSPTACSPRIDHFLRNGGQRRDLERLTPEHVTFLQNMPVMFKFGPFLFMHADNMMYLNYGRNVDAVNAAFKGLLSIPIPEKWDDLIAQFSERKAFLHQPHNARQVLSTFGGSRIIHGHTPIYHMTGEKADYYLRVLKDALLYCEGMCINVDGGLADSRPPGILLKL
- a CDS encoding metallophosphoesterase family protein — protein: MAIFVLSDIHGRLKEMLALLHSHGLIDREVNYTGRNHTLVFLGDYTDRGEHGKEVLDVVMRLSHQAPDQVHALLGNHDLMLLAAALHPNHQGKDARYTLKDFWLNNGGQKRDLRHLQPHHIEWLQSRPALLKLGEYLFMHADSLMYLRYGRNLRDVNWFFRQVMCFGDAALWAILIEEFTERRAFFQDTTLIQPVLEAFGGSCMVHGHTPIHYMLGIERDAVLTLTEPYMYANGKCINVDGGLSDSRARGVILELP
- a CDS encoding dipeptidase translates to MQFDQDLALQELFTFLRMPSVSADSAYGAGMQQAVEFLQSKLTELGFKAQINPTAGHPVVYAERLTAAGKPTVMIYGHYDVQPEAPLEEWKTPPFEPTIKNGRIYARGSTDDKGQLYAHVKGIETLLKEQGELPVNIKILFEGEEEIGSPNLASYLEEHKAELQADVILISDGSRFSADTPSITYGLRGLSYIEVHVQGASRDLHSGAYGGAVPNPINALCEMIAQLKDDQGHVTIPGFYDGIQDLTQQERDMWEGLPFDEKQWGASIGIDTFPGEKGFSVLERIWARPTLDVNGIWGGYQGEGAKTVIAAKAGAKISMRLVPGQDPTRITELALNHIPTLAPEGVKVHAFEHHGGDPFVVDLNSPYVKAANTALQKVYNRDAVFIRTGGSIPIAATFTRIVGAPILFVDMGLDIDAPHSPNESFAVQDYLNGILTSAYVLEEIGKL
- a CDS encoding threonine ammonia-lyase, with protein sequence METVALPSPADLQEHWPSFHEILHARQVISRHLFRTPLISHPALNQWLGTPCLIKHENTHLTGAFKVRGGLYLLSQMDPAELKRGVISYSTGNHGQSVAYAAHCHGVKATIVMPAEANPLKVRAMQNLGAEVVLYGARFDDARAHAEHLAKQHGYHMIQAANEPRIIAGVGTIALEMLEEAPDLQVILVAVGGGSSAAGTCLAVKTLKPTCQVIAVQAAASPAAYLSWKHRELLTASNETFAEGLATGAGYALTQSIMQACLTDFVLVSDDEIRTAMHHCLTDAHTLAEGAGAAALAGARQLREQLQGKKIGVILSGGNTSLEHLKAVLH